A window of Bdellovibrio svalbardensis contains these coding sequences:
- the pyrE gene encoding orotate phosphoribosyltransferase, with translation MNRQELAKKIYDIAHLTGEFKLRSGQISDEYFDKYRFEAQPTLLREIAKQMAPLIPAGTEVLAGLEMGGIPIATALSLETGLPCVFVRKEAKEYGTCKFAEGLEIAGKKVCIIEDVVTTGGQVVLSTADLRSIGAKVDHVLCVIHRGPAFPEPKLTEVGLTLSPLFKKSDF, from the coding sequence GAACTCGCTAAAAAAATTTACGACATCGCCCATCTTACGGGAGAGTTCAAACTGCGTTCAGGTCAGATTTCGGATGAGTATTTCGATAAGTATCGTTTTGAGGCACAGCCCACTTTGCTTCGCGAGATCGCCAAACAAATGGCCCCTCTCATCCCTGCTGGAACTGAAGTCCTCGCCGGACTTGAAATGGGCGGCATTCCAATCGCCACAGCTTTGTCGTTGGAAACAGGCCTGCCTTGTGTCTTCGTTCGTAAAGAAGCCAAAGAGTACGGCACTTGCAAATTTGCTGAAGGCCTTGAGATTGCCGGCAAGAAAGTTTGCATCATCGAAGACGTCGTCACTACTGGCGGCCAAGTGGTTCTATCTACAGCAGATTTACGCTCTATTGGAGCCAAGGTAGACCATGTCCTTTGCGTGATCCACCGGGGTCCAGCTTTCCCCGAGCCCAAACTGACAGAGGTCGGGCTCACTTTATCGCCTCTATTTAAGAAATCTGATTTTTAG
- a CDS encoding class I SAM-dependent methyltransferase yields MAKTEIAHRKKVRRRVGKKSNKTLFDKYELYRKAVQSAENDVQFIQNTFKELKGKNAKSFREDFCGTFALSTEWIKLNPRHEAIGIDLDPEPMAYGKQNYLTKLKPDQQRRMRLIEGNVLDPNLPKADIVAAMNFSYFCFKQRDLIKRYFANVYKTLNKDGIFLVDIFGGSQCFDAIEDEIKHEGFTYYWDQTNFDPVTNEALFHIHFKVGGKKIEQVFTYDWRLWTIPELREIMTEVGFKKVHVFWEGTAKDGSGDGNFTRVDHGESCQSWIAYIVGEK; encoded by the coding sequence ATGGCTAAAACAGAAATCGCTCATAGAAAAAAAGTACGTCGTCGTGTTGGCAAAAAATCCAACAAAACACTTTTCGATAAATACGAACTTTATCGCAAGGCCGTTCAGTCAGCGGAAAACGACGTGCAGTTCATTCAAAATACTTTCAAAGAGTTGAAGGGAAAGAATGCGAAGTCTTTCCGTGAAGATTTCTGTGGAACTTTTGCTTTGTCGACAGAGTGGATTAAATTGAACCCGCGCCATGAGGCGATTGGTATCGATTTAGATCCGGAGCCAATGGCTTACGGCAAGCAGAACTATTTGACCAAGCTTAAGCCCGATCAACAACGCCGTATGCGTTTGATCGAGGGCAATGTTCTGGATCCAAATTTGCCAAAAGCCGATATCGTTGCGGCGATGAACTTTTCTTACTTCTGCTTCAAGCAAAGAGATTTGATCAAACGTTACTTTGCCAACGTCTACAAGACTTTGAACAAAGACGGGATCTTCCTGGTCGATATCTTTGGCGGTAGCCAGTGTTTTGACGCCATTGAAGACGAGATCAAGCACGAAGGGTTCACCTACTATTGGGATCAAACCAACTTCGATCCTGTGACCAATGAGGCGCTATTCCATATTCATTTCAAAGTCGGCGGCAAGAAGATCGAACAGGTCTTCACTTATGACTGGAGACTTTGGACAATTCCAGAGCTTCGCGAAATCATGACAGAAGTGGGCTTTAAAAAAGTGCATGTCTTCTGGGAAGGAACCGCAAAAGACGGATCGGGTGATGGGAACTTCACTCGTGTCGATCACGGGGAATCTTGCCAAAGCTGGATTGCTTATATCGTCGGCGAAAAGTAG
- a CDS encoding alpha-ketoacid dehydrogenase subunit beta translates to MASVAQAIRMALHYGEKHLGVKDVFGQDVGAPLGGVFTATQGLKTAWNTPLDERGIISMAMGIAMTGDRCVAEIQFGDYIFNTIDLLKIAGNTLWCTNGQVELPMVVMTPVGAGIFGSVYHSHSFDAWASRLPGWKIVMPSNPLDAYGLMLAAIKDPNPVLYLKSKALMRHKGDELIPGEPADEKELKAMIDKPVQNSVGWKARWPDLEEYIVPIGKGKITHAGEHITVVTYSRMVHLCNEVAEKLSHEGISVEVIDLRSIYPYDWQMIKESIAKTGRVLFVNEDTEVTNFGEHLAYRTTQECFYQLMARPRVLAGKNLPGIGLSPNLEKNSVPQHHDIEVAIREVVAEVP, encoded by the coding sequence ATGGCAAGTGTAGCTCAAGCCATCAGAATGGCTCTTCATTACGGTGAAAAACACTTAGGTGTTAAAGATGTCTTCGGTCAAGACGTGGGCGCTCCACTTGGTGGCGTATTCACGGCGACGCAAGGTCTTAAAACGGCTTGGAATACTCCGCTGGACGAACGCGGTATCATCAGTATGGCGATGGGTATCGCAATGACCGGTGACCGTTGCGTGGCAGAGATTCAATTCGGCGATTATATTTTCAATACAATCGATTTGCTTAAAATCGCGGGCAACACTTTGTGGTGCACGAACGGTCAAGTTGAGTTGCCAATGGTTGTGATGACTCCAGTAGGAGCAGGGATCTTCGGATCTGTTTATCACTCTCATTCATTCGATGCTTGGGCTTCTCGTCTTCCGGGGTGGAAGATCGTGATGCCTTCAAATCCTTTGGACGCTTACGGTTTGATGTTGGCTGCGATCAAAGATCCAAATCCAGTTTTGTATCTTAAATCAAAAGCTTTGATGCGCCATAAAGGTGATGAGTTGATCCCTGGGGAGCCAGCGGATGAAAAAGAGCTGAAAGCTATGATCGACAAGCCGGTTCAGAACTCAGTGGGCTGGAAAGCTCGCTGGCCGGATCTTGAAGAGTACATCGTGCCAATCGGTAAAGGTAAGATCACTCACGCAGGGGAGCACATCACTGTCGTAACTTACAGCCGCATGGTGCACCTCTGTAACGAAGTTGCAGAGAAACTTTCTCATGAAGGTATTTCTGTGGAAGTGATCGATCTTCGTTCGATCTATCCGTATGACTGGCAGATGATTAAAGAATCTATCGCAAAAACGGGGCGCGTTTTGTTTGTGAATGAAGACACTGAAGTGACAAACTTCGGGGAGCATTTGGCTTACAGAACAACTCAAGAGTGCTTCTATCAATTGATGGCCCGTCCAAGAGTGTTGGCTGGTAAAAATCTTCCGGGAATTGGTTTGTCGCCAAATCTTGAGAAGAATTCAGTGCCTCAGCACCATGATATTGAAGTGGCAATTCGTGAAGTAGTGGCGGAAGTACCTTAA
- a CDS encoding thiamine pyrophosphate-dependent dehydrogenase E1 component subunit alpha: MSKKTTVKPAAKAASKAAQKAASKAKSAVKAKAVVKSAKKVTTKKAGNKSDFGGLSEDLLLRMHDLMVKSRVLEERVIKIYKAGEGFFWIGGPGEEAFGVPLGMLARKGQGLEYDWMHLHYRCTPTMIALGMPMIEAVRLMMNRATDPSTGGRNFAGHYCFPQWNVAPVTSPIEVQYPLACGTAHAQKRAGHKSISIVTGGDAGTAEGDFATCLVWASRKGQELPVLITVQNNGYGISTPYEGQHGETQIADRAKAFNIRSRVIDGTNPVETYIALQEEMDYIRKTGKPSFLEVKTTRLYGHSSADGANRKTDLFDPVMEFEKKLLAAGILNETEVKKIWEIYEEEGIKAQEQARGEPSPAAESVWDHVFVNNENADWRKF, translated from the coding sequence ATGTCCAAAAAGACGACGGTAAAACCAGCGGCTAAGGCAGCCTCGAAAGCTGCGCAAAAAGCAGCGTCTAAAGCTAAGTCTGCTGTGAAAGCCAAAGCTGTTGTTAAGTCTGCCAAGAAAGTCACAACTAAGAAAGCAGGCAACAAATCTGATTTCGGTGGTCTTTCTGAAGATCTCTTGCTTCGCATGCATGACCTGATGGTCAAATCTCGCGTGCTTGAAGAGCGCGTAATTAAAATCTACAAAGCAGGTGAAGGTTTCTTCTGGATCGGCGGACCTGGAGAGGAAGCTTTTGGCGTTCCACTCGGTATGCTGGCTCGTAAAGGCCAAGGCCTTGAGTACGATTGGATGCATTTGCATTACCGTTGTACGCCAACGATGATTGCGCTGGGAATGCCAATGATCGAAGCGGTTCGTTTGATGATGAATCGTGCGACAGATCCTTCAACTGGCGGCAGAAACTTTGCTGGTCACTATTGCTTCCCTCAATGGAATGTGGCGCCTGTGACTTCTCCTATCGAAGTTCAGTACCCCCTTGCTTGTGGAACCGCTCATGCGCAAAAGCGTGCGGGACATAAATCAATCTCCATCGTAACAGGTGGCGATGCGGGGACGGCAGAGGGCGATTTTGCCACTTGCTTGGTCTGGGCTTCTCGTAAAGGCCAAGAACTTCCGGTTTTGATCACTGTGCAGAATAATGGCTACGGCATTTCGACTCCGTATGAAGGACAGCATGGTGAAACCCAGATCGCGGACCGTGCGAAAGCTTTCAACATTCGCTCCCGTGTTATTGATGGAACAAATCCTGTAGAGACTTACATCGCCCTACAGGAAGAGATGGATTACATCCGTAAAACCGGCAAGCCTTCATTCCTCGAAGTGAAGACAACGCGCCTTTACGGTCACTCATCTGCAGACGGCGCAAACCGTAAGACAGATTTGTTCGACCCCGTAATGGAATTTGAAAAGAAGCTTCTCGCTGCAGGTATCTTGAATGAAACTGAAGTGAAGAAGATCTGGGAAATTTATGAAGAAGAAGGCATCAAAGCGCAGGAACAAGCGCGCGGCGAACCTAGCCCGGCAGCTGAGTCTGTTTGGGATCATGTCTTTGTTAATAACGAAAATGCTGATTGGAGAAAGTTCTAA
- a CDS encoding type 2 periplasmic-binding domain-containing protein translates to MKTIFAIFFLLGLSFSSPCLAKPRARTKIYVGAYGFAPYYDIDKGRGLINDVLEILNQIQADYDFRVVEIPSKRRYQSFAERRIDMIFFEDPRWGWSSIKHQQYPTGLDDAEVYITRKTPQRNQTFFEDLQNKSIAGILGYHYGFANLNADENYLRSKFDIHLVSHNFASVRLVLKDRVQIAVVPRSYIQSYLKEHKADRKQILISDKIDQKYDLKILVHPQVNIPKETLESLFTQLTANPQYQKLFSPE, encoded by the coding sequence ATGAAAACTATCTTCGCCATCTTCTTCCTACTTGGATTAAGTTTCAGTTCCCCGTGCCTGGCTAAGCCTCGTGCTCGCACCAAAATTTACGTCGGAGCCTATGGCTTCGCCCCCTACTATGATATCGACAAAGGCAGGGGGTTAATTAATGACGTCCTAGAGATCTTAAATCAAATACAGGCAGACTATGATTTTAGGGTGGTAGAGATACCCTCAAAAAGACGCTATCAAAGCTTTGCCGAAAGAAGGATCGACATGATCTTTTTTGAAGATCCACGCTGGGGCTGGAGCAGTATTAAACATCAACAGTACCCGACAGGACTCGATGATGCAGAAGTTTATATCACTCGCAAGACTCCACAGCGCAACCAAACCTTCTTTGAAGATCTTCAGAATAAAAGCATTGCGGGAATTCTGGGTTACCACTATGGATTTGCCAATCTCAACGCTGATGAAAATTATTTGCGTTCCAAATTTGATATCCATTTAGTCAGTCACAACTTTGCATCTGTTCGATTGGTTCTTAAAGATCGAGTGCAGATTGCAGTCGTGCCCCGTTCTTATATTCAATCATATCTGAAAGAGCACAAAGCAGATCGAAAACAAATATTGATTTCGGATAAAATAGATCAAAAGTATGACCTAAAAATACTCGTACATCCGCAGGTCAACATCCCAAAAGAAACTTTAGAAAGTCTTTTCACTCAGCTCACTGCAAATCCGCAATATCAAAAACTCTTCTCTCCAGAATAA
- a CDS encoding S41 family peptidase — protein MSSLTKSIKGLVVAGSLAISSVAVAQLKDGLECRYMTVIEQGFLANHVKYSNRDAELATRVTEQYLKRLDPSKIYLTQVDVDAIKKSMTNVFEKTKNRDCAFLDDAQKLVLERVKDRDAFAKKYLGKDFKFDSTTEFSFDPDKKAWPKNSDEANEYLKKYIQFQIGNYLATDMKLDEAKKNVIKNYDRAVKRTQETSQDDLFSGYLDSFARALDPHSSFFSRDVLEDFEIQMRLSLEGIGATLSSQDGFTVVEQLVPGGAAAKSGLIDPQDKIIAVGQEKGAMENVIDMDLKDVVKKIRGNKGTKVRLTILRKSGEGKKRFDVTLTREKVNLEDEAASISYVDKEVNGKKVKLGILNFPSFYADSRRGGRSSAADMKKLIKEANEKKVDGLVLDLSNNGGGSLEDAVKIAGLFFATGNVVKQSSKNEGRAEAALRDTDSTVDWAGPLVVLTSRISASASEIVSGTLQDYKRGVIVGGDHTYGKGSVQSVLPIPNNLGAIKVTVGMFFVPSGKSTQHRGVDADIVLPGPFSTDDIGEKYMDYSLPPKTIEAFVSPEAFVKEGPGAWKEIKPEWLKALNERSSERVAKSDEFKKIVDELNKAKARGKVIRVSEVLKDKNEKEKKEKAKKVASKAKKNEEYLKRPDIQEAESVLLDLIQLEDGKTLPTPKQANAK, from the coding sequence ATGAGTTCACTCACAAAGAGTATTAAGGGTTTGGTTGTTGCGGGATCACTCGCAATTTCTTCGGTTGCAGTTGCACAATTAAAAGACGGTTTAGAATGTCGTTATATGACTGTGATCGAGCAGGGCTTCCTTGCCAATCACGTTAAGTATTCTAATCGTGATGCAGAGCTTGCAACGCGCGTGACAGAGCAATATTTGAAACGCCTTGATCCATCTAAGATTTACCTCACACAAGTGGATGTGGATGCGATTAAAAAATCCATGACCAATGTTTTTGAAAAAACAAAGAACAGAGATTGCGCATTCCTGGATGACGCACAAAAGCTGGTTCTTGAAAGAGTGAAGGACCGTGATGCTTTTGCGAAAAAGTATCTAGGCAAAGATTTTAAATTTGATTCCACAACTGAGTTTTCATTCGATCCTGATAAAAAGGCATGGCCTAAGAACAGTGACGAAGCGAATGAATATTTGAAAAAATACATTCAGTTCCAAATCGGTAACTATCTTGCTACTGATATGAAATTGGATGAAGCGAAGAAAAATGTAATTAAGAATTACGACCGTGCGGTAAAACGTACCCAGGAAACTTCGCAAGACGATTTGTTTTCTGGCTATCTTGACTCTTTCGCAAGAGCTTTGGATCCACATTCAAGCTTCTTCTCTAGAGATGTCCTTGAAGACTTCGAAATTCAAATGCGTTTGTCTTTGGAAGGTATCGGGGCAACTCTTTCTTCTCAAGATGGTTTCACTGTGGTGGAGCAGCTTGTACCAGGTGGGGCCGCAGCAAAATCAGGTCTTATTGATCCACAAGATAAAATCATAGCTGTCGGCCAGGAAAAGGGTGCGATGGAAAATGTTATCGATATGGATTTGAAAGATGTTGTTAAGAAGATTCGCGGTAACAAAGGAACGAAAGTTCGTTTGACGATCCTGCGCAAATCTGGCGAAGGCAAAAAACGTTTTGACGTTACTTTGACTCGTGAAAAAGTAAATCTTGAAGATGAAGCCGCTTCAATCAGCTATGTTGACAAAGAAGTGAATGGCAAAAAAGTGAAGTTGGGAATCCTTAACTTCCCATCTTTCTACGCTGATTCTCGTCGTGGTGGCAGATCTTCCGCGGCTGACATGAAGAAGCTGATCAAAGAAGCCAATGAGAAAAAAGTTGACGGTCTGGTATTGGATTTGTCGAACAATGGTGGCGGTTCTTTGGAAGACGCAGTGAAAATTGCGGGTCTTTTCTTCGCAACCGGCAACGTAGTAAAACAATCTTCTAAAAATGAAGGTCGTGCGGAAGCCGCTCTTCGTGATACAGATTCCACAGTTGATTGGGCGGGACCGCTGGTTGTATTGACGAGCCGTATCTCTGCCTCAGCTTCAGAAATCGTGTCTGGAACTTTGCAGGATTACAAACGTGGCGTCATCGTGGGCGGTGATCATACTTATGGTAAAGGCAGCGTTCAATCGGTTCTTCCAATTCCTAATAATTTAGGCGCAATCAAAGTGACTGTGGGTATGTTCTTCGTACCATCTGGGAAGTCGACACAACACAGAGGCGTTGACGCAGACATCGTATTGCCTGGTCCATTCAGTACAGACGATATCGGAGAGAAGTACATGGACTACTCTCTTCCACCAAAAACGATTGAAGCCTTTGTTTCTCCCGAAGCTTTTGTTAAAGAAGGCCCTGGCGCTTGGAAAGAAATCAAACCGGAATGGTTGAAAGCTTTGAACGAAAGATCTTCAGAGCGCGTTGCCAAAAGCGACGAGTTTAAAAAGATCGTTGATGAGCTAAATAAAGCGAAAGCACGCGGTAAAGTGATCCGTGTGAGCGAAGTTTTGAAAGATAAAAACGAAAAAGAGAAAAAAGAGAAAGCTAAGAAAGTAGCTAGCAAAGCTAAGAAAAACGAAGAGTACTTGAAGCGTCCTGACATTCAGGAAGCTGAAAGCGTTCTTCTCGATCTGATTCAGCTGGAAGACGGGAAGACTCTTCCCACTCCTAAGCAGGCGAATGCTAAATAA
- the topA gene encoding type I DNA topoisomerase, whose amino-acid sequence MAKKTESSDGIKLVIVESPTKAKTIRKFLGRDYVVESCMGHIRDLPQSAKDIPEKVKKEKWAQLGVNVDHNFEPLYCIPKDKLKVVKNLKDKLADASELYLATDEDREGESISWHLLEVLKPKVPTKRMVFHEITKDAIQKALKDTREIDYNLVRAQEARRVLDRLVGYTISPLLWKKVAYGLSAGRVQSVAVRLIVDRELERLRFKKSAYWGVLAELQKDGVNFESRLQQYKNQRVATGKDFDGLTGQLTAGKDVLVLDEKNAANLSKDLKTGTWVVSDVEEKPTFRKPAAPFITSSLQQESNRKLGLSARETMQVAQKLYEQGFITYMRTDSTFLSTEAITASRECIESKYGKEYLTPQPRNYAAKKVKGAQEAHEAIRPAGNNFMDPDETGLTGTQFRLYDLIWKRTIASQMVDARQKQVSAKISVGDAIFSASGMTIEFPGFLRAYVEGSDDPEADLAEREVRLPALKVKDAIKCAKLDPTSHETKPPARYTEASLVQTMEKEGIGRPSTYASVIGTIIDRGYVRKNGTALVPTFTAMIVSKLLSSYLTEFVDLGFTSEMEQSLDNIADGELDWESYLASVYKGPKGLRARVDSQEEKINPDEARTMTLEGMDKYKFHVGRYGAYLTTTRDGEDFSASVPDNESPADITPEIAEKLIDQKINGADALGKDPATDQPIYVLSGRYGPYVQMGDVSPENDKPKRASLPPGIQPEQVDLPMALELLALPKTLGTHPGTGKEIKAGLGRFGPFIVHDGDYRSIPKGESIFTMTYERALEMLAQPKKGRGKAAALKDLGAHPDSGDMIQVFNGPYGPYIKSGKVNASLPEGTTPDTVTLEQAVALINEKGPAKGKGKAKGKAKAKAAPKAAKAEAKAAPKKTLKKAETAKEKAAALGVKKVVTRKAKK is encoded by the coding sequence ATGGCAAAAAAGACTGAAAGCTCGGATGGAATCAAGTTAGTCATCGTGGAGTCTCCTACGAAGGCTAAGACAATCCGTAAATTCTTGGGAAGAGATTATGTGGTAGAATCCTGCATGGGTCATATTCGTGACCTACCACAGTCCGCAAAAGATATCCCTGAGAAGGTAAAAAAAGAAAAGTGGGCTCAGTTGGGGGTGAATGTTGATCACAACTTCGAACCTCTTTACTGCATTCCCAAAGACAAACTCAAAGTCGTAAAAAATCTAAAAGACAAACTAGCCGATGCCTCAGAGCTCTATCTCGCAACCGATGAAGACCGCGAAGGGGAATCTATCAGCTGGCATTTGCTTGAAGTTTTGAAACCAAAAGTTCCAACGAAACGAATGGTGTTCCATGAGATCACCAAAGACGCGATTCAAAAAGCTCTGAAAGACACTCGCGAGATTGATTATAATCTGGTGCGTGCTCAAGAGGCGCGTCGAGTGTTGGACAGACTTGTGGGTTATACGATCTCGCCACTTCTTTGGAAGAAAGTGGCTTACGGTCTTTCTGCCGGTCGTGTCCAATCGGTGGCCGTTCGTTTGATCGTGGACAGAGAATTAGAGCGTCTGCGTTTCAAAAAGTCCGCTTACTGGGGAGTTCTTGCTGAACTTCAAAAAGACGGCGTGAACTTTGAATCTCGTTTGCAGCAATACAAAAATCAAAGAGTAGCAACCGGTAAAGACTTTGATGGTCTAACGGGTCAGCTGACTGCGGGTAAAGACGTTCTTGTTCTTGACGAAAAGAATGCAGCGAATCTTTCCAAGGATTTGAAAACAGGAACTTGGGTTGTTTCGGATGTGGAAGAAAAACCGACATTCAGAAAACCAGCAGCACCTTTCATCACTTCAAGTTTGCAACAGGAATCGAATCGTAAATTGGGCTTGAGTGCTCGTGAAACGATGCAAGTTGCACAAAAATTGTACGAGCAAGGTTTCATCACCTACATGCGTACGGACTCAACTTTCCTTTCAACAGAAGCCATCACGGCATCTCGCGAATGTATTGAATCGAAATATGGCAAAGAGTATCTGACTCCTCAGCCGCGCAATTATGCCGCGAAAAAAGTTAAAGGTGCTCAAGAGGCCCATGAAGCGATCCGTCCTGCGGGTAATAACTTTATGGATCCGGATGAGACGGGTCTTACCGGAACGCAGTTCCGCCTTTATGATTTGATCTGGAAGCGCACCATTGCTTCGCAAATGGTGGATGCTCGTCAGAAACAAGTCAGTGCAAAAATCTCAGTTGGCGATGCGATCTTCTCTGCTTCGGGCATGACGATCGAATTCCCGGGTTTCTTGCGCGCTTACGTCGAAGGCAGTGATGATCCGGAAGCAGACTTGGCAGAACGCGAAGTGCGTTTGCCAGCTCTTAAAGTTAAAGATGCTATCAAATGCGCGAAGCTGGATCCAACATCGCACGAAACGAAGCCGCCTGCTCGTTATACAGAGGCCAGCCTCGTGCAAACGATGGAAAAAGAAGGTATCGGTCGTCCGTCCACCTACGCGTCTGTTATCGGTACTATCATCGATCGCGGCTATGTTCGTAAAAATGGAACAGCACTTGTTCCAACGTTTACGGCGATGATCGTTTCTAAATTATTAAGCAGTTATCTGACAGAGTTCGTCGATCTGGGTTTCACTTCAGAGATGGAGCAAAGCCTGGATAATATCGCAGACGGGGAGTTGGACTGGGAGAGCTACTTGGCTTCAGTCTACAAAGGCCCTAAAGGTCTGCGTGCTCGCGTTGATTCTCAGGAAGAAAAAATCAATCCTGATGAAGCACGTACGATGACTCTGGAAGGCATGGATAAATACAAATTCCATGTCGGTCGCTATGGAGCATACCTCACGACAACTCGTGATGGTGAAGACTTCAGTGCTTCAGTTCCTGACAATGAATCTCCGGCGGATATCACTCCTGAGATCGCGGAAAAGTTGATCGATCAAAAGATCAACGGAGCGGATGCCTTGGGGAAAGATCCTGCAACGGATCAGCCTATTTATGTCTTGAGTGGTCGTTATGGCCCTTACGTCCAAATGGGCGATGTGTCTCCGGAAAATGACAAACCAAAACGTGCGTCACTTCCTCCCGGGATTCAACCAGAGCAAGTGGATTTGCCAATGGCCTTGGAGTTGTTGGCTTTGCCAAAAACTTTGGGGACTCATCCTGGTACCGGCAAAGAGATCAAAGCAGGTCTTGGCAGATTCGGTCCATTCATCGTTCATGATGGCGACTATCGTTCGATTCCAAAGGGCGAAAGCATTTTCACAATGACTTATGAGCGCGCCCTCGAAATGCTTGCGCAACCTAAAAAAGGTCGCGGCAAAGCGGCTGCTTTGAAAGATTTAGGAGCACATCCTGATTCTGGCGATATGATTCAAGTCTTTAACGGTCCTTACGGTCCGTACATTAAGAGCGGCAAGGTGAATGCGTCTTTGCCGGAAGGTACGACGCCAGATACTGTCACTCTTGAGCAGGCTGTGGCCTTGATCAATGAGAAGGGACCTGCCAAAGGAAAAGGCAAGGCTAAGGGAAAAGCCAAAGCGAAGGCGGCGCCAAAAGCTGCTAAAGCTGAAGCAAAGGCGGCTCCGAAGAAGACTTTGAAAAAGGCGGAGACGGCAAAAGAGAAAGCCGCAGCCTTGGGTGTCAAAAAAGTAGTCACTCGCAAGGCTAAGAAGTAA
- a CDS encoding HAD family hydrolase — MKNVSEFSNSLRFLLTDIDDTLTDEGQLGPEAYEALWKLHQAGVHVIPITGRPAGWCEMIARMWPVSGVVGENGGFYFRYHNKKMHRHFFFDETTQQENRSKLKALESEILTKVPGCDLASDQFCRLMDLAIDFCEDVPALPRSEVQKIVDIFNSHGAQAKVSSIHVNGWFGSYDKLTMSLRFLEREFDVSAAQAKDVCGFSGDSPNDEPMFAYFPHSFAVANIINFIDQIKNKPTYVTTHRGGLGFTEIAQVILKEK; from the coding sequence TTGAAGAACGTCTCTGAATTTTCGAACTCGCTTCGTTTTCTTTTAACAGATATCGATGACACTTTGACAGACGAAGGTCAGTTGGGGCCTGAAGCCTATGAGGCCCTGTGGAAACTTCATCAAGCTGGAGTTCACGTCATTCCCATCACCGGTCGCCCCGCGGGCTGGTGCGAGATGATCGCTCGTATGTGGCCAGTCAGTGGGGTTGTCGGCGAGAACGGCGGATTCTACTTCCGCTATCACAATAAAAAAATGCATCGCCATTTTTTCTTCGACGAAACAACTCAGCAGGAAAATCGTTCGAAACTGAAAGCCCTTGAAAGTGAAATTCTCACCAAAGTTCCCGGATGTGATTTGGCCAGCGATCAATTCTGCCGCCTTATGGATCTCGCCATCGACTTCTGCGAAGATGTCCCGGCATTGCCGCGCTCTGAAGTGCAGAAAATAGTCGACATCTTCAACTCCCATGGAGCGCAAGCAAAGGTCAGCTCTATTCACGTCAATGGATGGTTCGGCAGCTACGACAAGCTCACTATGTCTTTGCGTTTCCTTGAAAGAGAATTCGACGTCAGCGCGGCCCAAGCGAAGGATGTCTGCGGTTTCAGCGGAGACTCTCCCAACGATGAACCCATGTTTGCGTACTTTCCCCACAGCTTTGCTGTCGCGAATATTATAAACTTTATTGATCAAATCAAAAACAAACCCACTTATGTCACCACACATCGCGGCGGCTTAGGCTTCACAGAAATTGCCCAAGTTATACTCAAAGAAAAATAA
- a CDS encoding peroxiredoxin, protein MTFQFILSLALLFSPLVRAADLKIGDSAPVFSAKTQEGKDFNLADRKGQWTVLYFYPKAGTPGCTKQACAFRDNIEKIRSQGADVFGISADSVEAQAAFHKEHRLTFTLLADPEDKVVNLYGSKMPFLKMSKRWTFLIDPSLKIRSIAKDVDPVMDSERVAKEISEFQTQDKAKK, encoded by the coding sequence ATGACGTTTCAATTTATCCTCAGCCTGGCGCTGCTTTTCTCACCTCTTGTACGGGCTGCTGATCTAAAGATCGGTGATTCCGCTCCCGTCTTCAGTGCGAAGACCCAAGAGGGAAAGGATTTTAACTTGGCCGACCGCAAGGGCCAATGGACAGTGCTTTACTTCTATCCAAAAGCTGGAACTCCTGGCTGCACCAAGCAAGCTTGCGCCTTCCGTGACAATATTGAAAAAATCAGATCTCAAGGGGCTGACGTCTTCGGAATCAGTGCCGACTCGGTCGAAGCCCAAGCCGCATTTCATAAAGAGCACCGTCTGACTTTCACTTTGCTAGCGGATCCGGAAGATAAAGTCGTTAACCTTTATGGCAGTAAAATGCCTTTCTTAAAAATGTCAAAGCGCTGGACTTTCCTGATTGATCCTTCTTTGAAAATCAGAAGTATCGCCAAGGATGTTGATCCTGTGATGGACTCTGAACGAGTCGCCAAGGAAATCAGCGAGTTCCAAACCCAAGACAAAGCAAAAAAATAA